The genomic stretch CATAAAATCCAGAGTGCTCTTTGTCTGAGACCAAGACGAGACCGAGTAAAAATGCAACCGAGTCCAAGATGAGACCGAGATTAAAAAAATTGTCTTGATACCAATCTCAAGACTGATCTTGAGTACCACAACACTACTTTGGAGACTACTGGTTTTAGTTTAGGAAACCAAAcaaaaattgaaaacaattcAATAACAACTTTATTTCAGACCTTCAGGAAATCATCAAAATAGGATGAAGAAAATTATATGTGGTATATCAATCATGCTACACATTTGTCATGTCTCTGATTTAGCCAACGTTGTACATTTGTACTAGAATGTTACAAACTGCCTTGCCAAGAGTGACAATGGCCGTAGAGTCAGatcttgtttcttgtttgttctGGATCTGGAAACCAGTTGCAGGAAATTAAATCTGAAATTGGCTTTGCCATGTCAAACAGTGGGATGTGTGTCATGATTGTTAACAAGGAGGTTAAGCCAACCCACTTCTTTAATAGTAGGTCATAGTGAGTAAAACACAGTAATAAAGAAAATTAGATTGTATTTTATGGAGCAGTACTTCAATGAAAGACGTTAAGCGGTTATGGTCGGAATTAGGTAATTTCCTCTGTTTCCAGACACCAGGAGAGTACACATGTACAAGCCACCTTCAAAGTGTCAGTAATTGTGTTTATTAAAGGCACAGAAGGGGTTTTATCTGtctacagttttgttttgcagcagaagGACACCTGTCTTGCGCAAGCAGAGAACTCTTGGCGAAACTTGGACTGGGTGCATACATATAAGTACATGTTGGCAGCCGCGTTGCTCAGGCTGAGCATGGTGCCAGCGTCAGCTGCTATATTTATCTTGATGTTATAATCATTACGATCCAAAGTGTACATGTGAGTGGTGCGGAGGATGATCTGCGTTATAGCACgggtgacagacagcagcacaaaaCTCATAGACACAGTTACTAGAAGCACCACAGATTTTCTCTTCCTGGAGCGCAGCAGGGGCATGACTTTGTTGACCCTTGAAGTCAAATCAGCAGTGATGTGAACACGGTTGCTGAGGGAGATCAGGCGCAGAGTCAGCCAGTTAACTGTGAGTATGATGAGGAAGGGGAATATGTAGGCTTGCAGTGTTTGAAACCAAACCAGGGTGTGAATGAAGCGAGATGGGGCCTCTGGTCTGTAGA from Pagrus major chromosome 7, Pma_NU_1.0 encodes the following:
- the LOC140999347 gene encoding probable G-protein coupled receptor 139, coding for MPLLTQIYSSANTITFLIILRRNCMLSKSSTFYLMAMSVADNLVLLFIVVLELSVKYHQQEPFWSYEPWCSLRDIFNYGAYNASTWLVVVFTVERFISIHTWKVKTKICTQRCAAWTITAVFLLSHLCAIPYFWSNASVYTNNQTRCIYRPEAPSRFIHTLVWFQTLQAYIFPFLIILTVNWLTLRLISLSNRVHITADLTSRVNKVMPLLRSRKRKSVVLLVTVSMSFVLLSVTRAITQIILRTTHMYTLDRNDYNIKINIAADAGTMLSLSNAAANMYLYVCTQSKFRQEFSACARQVSFCCKTKL